The proteins below are encoded in one region of Telopea speciosissima isolate NSW1024214 ecotype Mountain lineage chromosome 10, Tspe_v1, whole genome shotgun sequence:
- the LOC122641459 gene encoding WD repeat domain-containing protein 83 — MSASEIPTKEANLLKGHEGAVLAARFNADGNYCLSCGKDRTIRLWNPHRGVHIKTYKSHGREVRDVHVTADNSKLCSCGGDRQVFYWDVSTGRVIRKFRGHDSEVNAVKFNEYSSVVISAGYDRSVRAWDCRSHSTEPIQIIDTFSDSVMSICLTKSEIIAGSVDGTVRTFDIRIGREISDDLGQPVNCISMSNDGNCVLASCLDSTLRLLDRTSGELLQEYKGHTCKSYKMDCCLTNTDAHVTGGSEDGSIFFWDLVDASVVSSFRAHASVVTSVSYHPKDNCMITSSVDGTIRVWKTKL, encoded by the exons ATGAGCGCAAGTGAAATTCCAACGAAGGAGGCTAATTTGCTAAAAGGGCACGAAGGAGCCGTCCTCGCCGCTCGGTTTAACGCTGACGGCAATTACTGTCTGAGCTGCGGCAAAGACCGTACCATCCGCCTCTGGAATCCCCACCGTGGCGTTCACATCAAGACCTACAAATCCCATGGCAGAGAAGTCCGAGACGTCCATGTCACCGC GGACAACTCCAAGCTATGTTCTTGTGGTGGTGACAGGCAGGTCTTTTATTGGGATGTATCCACTGGTCGTGTGATTCGAAAATTTCGTGGTCATGACAGTGAG GTGAATGCTGTAAAATTCAATGAGTACTCATCTGTGGTAATTTCAGCAGGGTATGATCGTTCAGTTAGAGCTTGGGACTGCAGATCTCACAGCACTGAACCAATTCAG ATTATTGACACATTTTCAGATAGTGTAATGTCTATCTGTCTGACAAAAAGTGAAATTATTGCTGGAAGTGTTGATGGTACTGTTAGGACATTTGACATTCGTATTGGTAG AGAAATATCTGATGACTTAGGCCAGCCTGTCAACTGTATTTCAATGTCAAATGATGGTAACTGTGTGTTAGCCAGTTGCTTGGATTCTACCTTGCGTCTTTTGGACAG GACCTCTGGGGAACTATTGCAAGAATATAAGGGCCATACTTGCAAG TCTTACAAGATGGATTGCTGCCTTACCAACACTGATGCCCATGTAACTGGTGGATCTGAGGATGGctctattttcttttgggatCTGGTAGATGCCTCTGTGGTTTCAAGTTTCCGAGCTCATGCTTCGGTG GTAACGAGTGTGAGTTATCATCCAAAGGATAACTGTATGATAACATCCTCTGTTGATGGCACCATTCGAGTGTGGAAGACAAAGTTGTAG